In Moorella sp. Hama-1, a single genomic region encodes these proteins:
- a CDS encoding ArsR/SmtB family transcription factor — protein MLSKTECTLVAEFLQGLANPVRVKILCALREGEKSVSEIVRETGEKQSNVSQQLQILLHKGYLSRRREERNVFYAIKKAELFTLMEQIRSLVLAENQAGGEVEAGSQEAQGLREG, from the coding sequence TGCTTTCTAAAACTGAATGCACCCTGGTAGCGGAGTTCCTGCAGGGTCTGGCCAACCCGGTCCGGGTAAAGATCCTCTGCGCCCTCCGGGAAGGTGAAAAGAGCGTCAGCGAGATCGTCCGCGAAACCGGGGAGAAACAATCCAATGTTTCCCAGCAGTTACAAATTCTCCTGCACAAAGGCTACCTCAGCCGCCGGCGTGAAGAACGCAATGTCTTTTATGCCATCAAGAAAGCCGAGCTTTTTACCCTCATGGAGCAGATTCGTTCCCTGGTACTGGCCGAAAACCAGGCTGGAGGGGAGGTGGAGGCGGGAAGCCAGGAAGCTCAAGGCCTGAGGGAAGGCTAA
- a CDS encoding DsrE/DsrF/TusD sulfur relay family protein — protein MSQLCFVVQTGPYTYQNLDTAYGLAKAALAKGHGVSLFLYIDGVMAANKNIDAPGERNLAAMLQELAGAGAQIAACGACSKFRGVTEEMYIDGAEMGSLVDMADMLQEADVLVNLGF, from the coding sequence ATGTCCCAGCTCTGTTTTGTTGTTCAGACAGGACCCTATACCTATCAGAACCTGGATACGGCTTATGGTCTGGCGAAGGCCGCCCTGGCCAAAGGCCACGGCGTTAGTCTCTTTTTGTACATTGACGGGGTGATGGCGGCCAATAAAAATATTGATGCCCCCGGCGAGCGCAATCTTGCCGCCATGCTCCAGGAACTGGCCGGCGCCGGCGCCCAGATTGCCGCCTGCGGCGCCTGCTCTAAATTCCGGGGTGTTACTGAGGAAATGTACATCGATGGAGCGGAAATGGGCAGCCTGGTGGACATGGCCGATATGCTCCAGGAGGCCGATGTCCTGGTGAATCTGGGGTTTTGA
- a CDS encoding DsrE family protein, translated as MEKVLILIPSAPYGTAAMVEGYRYAIGMASLEVDTTVVLLDDGVWAVHPGQKPEALQMKSLGEAFGSIEDMDVKLLVLEESLAERGIPASEILAGQVVNLPALGQALAGADGIIQF; from the coding sequence TTGGAAAAAGTACTCATCTTGATCCCCTCGGCTCCCTACGGGACGGCGGCCATGGTTGAGGGTTACCGCTACGCCATCGGCATGGCCAGCCTGGAGGTGGATACTACCGTAGTCCTGCTGGATGATGGGGTCTGGGCCGTTCATCCGGGGCAAAAGCCGGAGGCCCTGCAGATGAAATCCCTGGGCGAGGCCTTCGGCAGCATCGAAGATATGGACGTGAAACTCCTGGTGCTGGAGGAATCCCTGGCCGAGCGGGGGATCCCGGCGTCAGAGATCCTCGCTGGCCAGGTGGTGAACCTGCCAGCCCTGGGGCAAGCCCTGGCCGGGGCTGATGGGATCATCCAGTTTTAG
- the tusB gene encoding sulfurtransferase complex subunit TusB, with protein sequence MLTRSPFQRLDYRRNLQLAMTQPGSEVVLLQDAVLALQQAPADYQDMVERARNQGINFYALAPDLQARGLDTRAPYPGTRVIEYGEMVDLIVKHGKVL encoded by the coding sequence ATGTTAACGCGCTCCCCTTTCCAGCGTCTGGACTACCGGCGCAACCTCCAGCTGGCCATGACCCAGCCCGGGTCGGAGGTGGTATTACTCCAGGATGCTGTTCTGGCCCTCCAGCAAGCGCCGGCTGATTACCAGGACATGGTGGAACGGGCTCGTAACCAGGGGATTAATTTCTACGCCCTGGCCCCCGACCTCCAGGCCCGGGGACTGGATACCAGGGCTCCTTATCCCGGGACCAGGGTTATTGAATACGGCGAAATGGTGGATTTAATTGTCAAGCATGGTAAGGTTTTGTGA
- a CDS encoding sulfurtransferase TusA family protein, with product MQADAVLDAKGLLCPMPIVKLSQKMKAMTPGQVLEVQADDKGAAVDIPAWCQKTGNTFLGSEPGDSYTSYFVKKS from the coding sequence ATGCAAGCTGATGCCGTCTTAGATGCTAAAGGATTGCTCTGTCCCATGCCCATCGTCAAACTCTCCCAAAAAATGAAGGCCATGACACCTGGCCAGGTCCTGGAGGTCCAGGCCGACGACAAAGGCGCGGCGGTGGATATTCCTGCCTGGTGCCAGAAAACGGGGAATACCTTTCTCGGTTCCGAGCCCGGCGACAGCTACACCAGCTACTTTGTCAAAAAAAGCTAG
- a CDS encoding DsrE/DsrF/DrsH-like family protein, whose amino-acid sequence MAADKMAIICFSGDLDKALATFNLATGAAASGMEVTIFFTFWGINLLKKPRGRKGASSLLGKMFDWMMPSGPDKLPLSKFNMGGLGPFFMKKQMQSKKVQAVSEFLALAREMGVKFVACIMSMQVMEIPEEDLIDGVEFGGVAAFLQEAADAKISLFI is encoded by the coding sequence ATGGCAGCTGATAAGATGGCCATTATTTGCTTTAGCGGCGATTTGGATAAAGCCCTGGCCACCTTTAACCTGGCCACCGGGGCCGCGGCTTCCGGTATGGAGGTAACTATTTTCTTTACCTTCTGGGGGATCAACCTTTTGAAAAAACCCCGCGGCCGCAAAGGGGCCAGCTCCCTCCTGGGCAAGATGTTTGACTGGATGATGCCCTCCGGCCCAGATAAGCTGCCCCTATCCAAATTTAATATGGGCGGTCTGGGACCGTTCTTCATGAAAAAGCAGATGCAGAGCAAAAAGGTCCAGGCCGTCAGCGAGTTTCTGGCCCTGGCCCGGGAGATGGGGGTCAAGTTTGTAGCCTGCATCATGTCCATGCAGGTCATGGAGATCCCTGAGGAAGACCTCATCGATGGCGTGGAGTTCGGTGGCGTGGCCGCCTTCCTCCAGGAAGCCGCCGACGCCAAGATCAGCCTGTTTATTTAA
- the gcvH gene encoding glycine cleavage system protein GcvH has product MQIATYNFPDDLYYDDKHSWARIEGDIATVGLTDFSQQLAGAFIHINLPKKGKTVAQGKPLAAVESGKWVGRAYAPVSGEVIEVNEGLKKQTGLMNSDPYGEGWIARIKMSNPAETANLLQGEALKAFIEEEIAKHQK; this is encoded by the coding sequence ATGCAGATTGCCACCTATAACTTTCCCGACGACCTTTACTACGACGACAAACACAGCTGGGCCAGGATCGAAGGTGATATCGCCACCGTCGGGCTGACGGACTTTTCCCAGCAGCTGGCCGGTGCCTTTATCCATATTAACCTGCCCAAAAAGGGTAAAACCGTGGCCCAGGGTAAACCCCTGGCCGCCGTAGAGTCCGGCAAATGGGTCGGCCGGGCCTACGCCCCGGTAAGCGGCGAAGTCATCGAAGTCAACGAGGGCCTGAAGAAACAAACCGGCCTGATGAACAGCGACCCCTATGGGGAGGGCTGGATCGCCCGGATCAAGATGAGCAACCCGGCCGAGACGGCCAACCTCTTGCAAGGAGAGGCTCTAAAGGCCTTTATCGAGGAAGAAATAGCCAAACACCAGAAATAA
- a CDS encoding 4Fe-4S dicluster domain-containing protein, producing MQQGTAPLTGWPAFNTMRACYQCAKCTSGCPVATLDPEYNPRRFLRLAAIGEKEAVLKDEKLWYCLACFTCQERCPEEARPAEVLLALKNLACERGFAPEALLAAARLVAADGRLYNIDEFHNEYREDEGLPALDEETGILGKLLALTSLQGRLEG from the coding sequence ATGCAGCAAGGGACCGCCCCATTGACCGGCTGGCCGGCCTTTAATACCATGCGGGCCTGCTACCAGTGCGCCAAATGTACCTCCGGCTGCCCGGTGGCCACCCTGGATCCGGAGTATAACCCGCGCCGGTTCCTGCGCTTGGCGGCCATCGGGGAAAAAGAAGCCGTCCTCAAGGACGAGAAGCTGTGGTACTGCCTGGCCTGCTTTACCTGCCAGGAACGCTGCCCGGAGGAGGCCCGGCCTGCGGAGGTTTTACTGGCCCTGAAAAATCTGGCCTGCGAGCGGGGTTTTGCCCCGGAGGCCCTCCTGGCGGCGGCCCGGCTGGTGGCTGCAGACGGCCGCCTCTATAATATCGACGAGTTTCATAACGAGTATCGCGAAGACGAGGGCCTGCCGGCTCTGGACGAAGAGACGGGGATTCTCGGCAAGCTCCTGGCCCTGACCAGCCTACAGGGGAGGCTGGAGGGATGA
- a CDS encoding CoB--CoM heterodisulfide reductase iron-sulfur subunit B family protein — MTVQRYALFLGCNVPVRNLGYELAARRVAAALELELVDLPGFRCCGYPLKALDSYAALLVAAHNLCQAEAANLPIVTLCNACSGTLTEADLELKEDGALRERVNQDLARVDLHYQGTTRVRHFLRALDSEIGWEAIRSRISRPLDKLHIAVHYGCHYFRPTRVFHSYGVEPREDAEAPAALDRLVAATGATSVSYDGKNDCCGGGLMALRPDLARDQAGRKVIEVQRAGADALLVACPTCGLNFSNSQPDDQELTILYFPQLLGLALGLDPDELGLELNQIPADGVREKLGV, encoded by the coding sequence ATGACGGTTCAGCGCTATGCCCTTTTTTTGGGCTGTAACGTACCAGTACGTAACCTGGGTTATGAGCTGGCGGCCCGGCGGGTGGCCGCGGCCCTGGAGCTAGAACTGGTCGATCTGCCCGGGTTCCGCTGCTGCGGTTATCCCTTGAAGGCCCTGGACAGCTACGCCGCTCTGCTGGTGGCGGCCCACAACCTCTGCCAGGCCGAGGCCGCCAACCTGCCCATTGTGACCTTGTGCAACGCCTGCAGCGGTACCCTGACGGAAGCCGACCTGGAGCTTAAGGAGGACGGGGCCCTGCGGGAGCGGGTTAACCAGGACCTGGCCCGGGTGGACCTCCATTACCAGGGTACAACCCGGGTGCGGCACTTCCTGCGCGCCCTGGACAGCGAGATAGGGTGGGAGGCCATCCGCAGCCGGATCAGCCGGCCCCTGGACAAACTGCACATCGCCGTGCACTATGGCTGTCACTACTTCCGCCCCACCAGGGTATTCCATAGTTACGGGGTGGAGCCCCGGGAGGACGCTGAAGCCCCGGCAGCCCTGGACCGCCTGGTGGCCGCCACCGGCGCCACCAGTGTCAGCTACGACGGTAAGAACGACTGCTGCGGCGGCGGGTTGATGGCCTTGCGGCCCGATCTGGCCCGGGATCAGGCTGGGCGGAAGGTCATTGAGGTCCAGCGGGCCGGGGCCGACGCCCTGCTGGTGGCCTGCCCCACCTGCGGCCTGAATTTTAGCAACAGCCAGCCCGATGACCAGGAATTAACCATCCTGTATTTCCCCCAGCTCCTGGGGTTGGCCCTGGGGTTGGACCCGGACGAACTGGGCCTGGAGCTGAACCAGATCCCCGCCGACGGGGTGCGGGAAAAGTTGGGGGTGTGA
- a CDS encoding FAD-dependent oxidoreductase yields the protein MDVLVVGGGPAGMAAALDLARAGLQVMIVEREPVLGGRWQDYGCKAGEDCSRCNICLGFPLLEEVVNQDNITLATGAVVRGVTGQAGSFIISLAAAGPRIEWQKCDHCGRCREACPAGAILPPHPRGLPRAYRLDNSLCLRARGEDCRDCAAACPRGALELEGPTAESLQARAIVVATGFTPFAAAGLPEYGYGFYPQVMTALELEAALSRGELDSLQGERLAFIQCAGSRSRKLGHDYCSRVCCGYSLRLARVLMARQLVREVTIFYMDLQLNDAGLQDIYRELQATPGVKLVRGMPSEIRRGEEGRVSIHYEDLGRGILTTEEFDRVVLAVGITPVRGEVLPGLSLERDPAGFLAARDGGTGVQAGVPGVFLAGTCQAPRDIQESIAHGRLAAARAGEMLAQTLPVTGTPAGVIPAPSAYSGQTARGIGFPEGEKTVPERMTGGTGGDVTGTVLVVGRGASALLAARRLLTEGCRVLLLDDDGNFDPADPAGSLAGGLWEEIKDNPLFTYLPGLEVLAVDGDAGAFSIVVGDGRRVLTLQAGAILLAARLAATLPAALEGGVAPNRVPVLTQQQLAAALAAIEDSPISSQAQVPAGPLAEGASTSVQQQPGLVGDGPMPAGLSGVDALEGLKNRGEIIFWLDINDDASPAIHVLAWQNLVALQARLEPGHPLYFLARQMRVAAAPELEALYGRLREAGMIFIKPDIPPTWDGAALEVRDPTWQAQVVTEESPAAAGHYQQLHPALLVVGEELAATPATCRLWQRLGLKAGQGRPDNITGLDSLYNRTVTTNRKGIFLLAAGREPLPAREARQAAVLAAVTVLEFLQVKEPEKEGVTFAFRPPTAACAACLTCVRTCPHGAMVVQGKALVRTRSCQGCGICVAECPAHALELPGYTDTELLQTMAAGEVGQ from the coding sequence ATGGACGTGCTGGTAGTTGGTGGGGGGCCGGCCGGTATGGCGGCGGCCCTGGATCTGGCCCGGGCAGGCCTGCAGGTAATGATCGTGGAAAGGGAGCCGGTCCTTGGCGGCCGGTGGCAGGATTACGGCTGCAAAGCCGGGGAGGACTGCAGCCGCTGTAATATTTGCCTGGGTTTTCCCTTGCTAGAGGAAGTTGTCAATCAGGATAATATTACCCTGGCCACCGGGGCGGTAGTCCGGGGGGTTACGGGTCAAGCAGGTTCCTTTATCATTAGCCTCGCGGCTGCCGGGCCCAGGATTGAATGGCAAAAATGCGATCACTGCGGCCGTTGCCGGGAAGCCTGCCCGGCCGGAGCCATCCTGCCGCCCCACCCCCGGGGGCTACCCCGGGCCTACCGCCTGGATAACTCCCTCTGTCTGCGGGCGAGGGGCGAAGACTGCCGCGACTGCGCCGCGGCCTGCCCCCGGGGTGCCCTGGAGCTGGAAGGTCCGACGGCGGAGTCCCTGCAGGCCAGGGCTATTGTGGTGGCCACCGGTTTTACCCCCTTCGCCGCCGCCGGGTTACCCGAATACGGCTATGGTTTTTACCCCCAGGTCATGACGGCCCTGGAACTGGAGGCCGCCCTCAGCCGGGGCGAACTGGATTCCCTGCAGGGGGAACGCCTGGCCTTTATCCAGTGCGCCGGTTCCCGCAGCCGGAAGCTGGGCCATGATTACTGCTCCCGGGTCTGCTGCGGCTACTCCTTGCGCCTGGCCAGGGTTTTAATGGCCCGGCAACTGGTCCGGGAGGTCACCATCTTTTATATGGACCTGCAACTCAATGATGCCGGGCTACAGGACATCTACCGGGAGTTGCAGGCGACTCCCGGTGTGAAGCTGGTCCGGGGCATGCCTTCAGAGATTCGCCGGGGTGAGGAAGGCCGGGTCAGCATCCATTATGAAGACCTGGGCCGCGGGATCCTCACCACCGAAGAATTTGACCGGGTGGTTCTGGCCGTAGGGATTACCCCGGTCAGGGGCGAGGTTTTACCCGGCCTCTCCCTGGAAAGGGATCCGGCCGGTTTTCTGGCCGCCAGGGACGGCGGGACCGGTGTCCAGGCCGGCGTGCCGGGGGTTTTCCTGGCCGGTACCTGCCAGGCCCCCCGGGATATCCAGGAGAGCATCGCCCACGGCCGCCTGGCGGCGGCCCGGGCCGGGGAGATGCTGGCGCAAACCCTGCCCGTTACCGGCACCCCAGCGGGGGTGATACCTGCTCCCAGTGCTTATTCGGGACAAACAGCACGGGGTATCGGGTTCCCGGAAGGTGAAAAAACAGTACCGGAAAGGATGACCGGGGGCACAGGAGGGGATGTTACCGGCACTGTCCTGGTGGTGGGCCGGGGAGCCAGCGCCCTGCTGGCGGCCCGGCGTTTGCTCACTGAGGGCTGCCGAGTATTGCTCCTCGACGACGATGGTAATTTCGATCCCGCCGATCCGGCCGGTAGCCTGGCCGGCGGCCTCTGGGAAGAGATAAAGGATAACCCTTTGTTTACCTATCTCCCCGGCCTGGAGGTCCTGGCGGTGGATGGTGACGCCGGCGCCTTCAGCATAGTGGTGGGAGATGGCCGGCGGGTGCTAACCCTCCAGGCAGGAGCCATCCTCCTGGCGGCCCGCCTGGCTGCCACCCTGCCGGCGGCGCTGGAAGGGGGGGTAGCCCCAAATAGAGTGCCCGTCCTCACCCAGCAACAGCTGGCCGCGGCCCTGGCTGCGATAGAGGACAGCCCGATATCAAGCCAGGCCCAGGTGCCGGCCGGCCCGTTAGCGGAAGGGGCATCAACTTCAGTCCAGCAGCAGCCCGGGCTGGTCGGGGATGGTCCCATGCCAGCGGGTCTATCCGGCGTCGACGCCCTGGAAGGGCTAAAAAACAGGGGCGAGATTATCTTCTGGCTGGACATTAACGACGATGCTTCCCCGGCCATCCATGTCCTGGCCTGGCAGAACCTGGTTGCTCTGCAGGCAAGGCTGGAACCGGGCCATCCCCTCTACTTCCTGGCGCGGCAGATGCGGGTAGCCGCCGCTCCGGAACTGGAAGCCCTTTACGGGCGCCTGCGGGAGGCCGGGATGATTTTCATCAAACCGGATATCCCGCCTACCTGGGACGGTGCGGCCCTGGAGGTAAGGGATCCCACCTGGCAGGCCCAGGTGGTGACGGAGGAGTCACCCGCGGCTGCGGGCCACTACCAGCAACTCCACCCGGCCCTGCTGGTAGTTGGGGAGGAGCTGGCCGCTACCCCGGCTACCTGCAGGTTATGGCAACGCCTGGGCCTGAAGGCCGGCCAGGGGAGACCGGATAATATAACCGGCCTGGACAGCCTGTACAACCGCACAGTGACTACTAACCGTAAGGGCATCTTTTTGCTTGCCGCCGGCAGGGAACCGCTGCCGGCCAGGGAAGCCCGCCAGGCGGCCGTACTGGCTGCAGTGACAGTCCTGGAATTCTTGCAGGTAAAGGAACCGGAAAAAGAGGGCGTAACCTTTGCCTTCCGGCCGCCTACCGCGGCCTGCGCCGCTTGCCTGACCTGCGTTCGCACCTGCCCCCACGGGGCCATGGTGGTCCAGGGCAAGGCCCTGGTCCGCACTCGCTCCTGCCAGGGCTGCGGCATCTGTGTGGCCGAGTGTCCGGCCCACGCCCTGGAACTGCCGGGATATACCGATACAGAACTGCTCCAGACAATGGCAGCCGGGGAGGTGGGCCAGTAA
- a CDS encoding hydrogenase iron-sulfur subunit, with protein MGERQDQIVVFCCRHSSWRAAARGTREGLPLPPPVQLILVPCSGRVSMELILAALERGARGVMVLGCHPGACHHLYGGERARERVTAVQQRLQEAGLEPERVAFATLGPDSAADLVRIVTEFMEPLMGD; from the coding sequence ATGGGTGAAAGGCAAGACCAGATTGTTGTTTTCTGTTGCCGGCACTCGTCCTGGCGGGCCGCCGCCCGGGGGACCCGGGAGGGCCTGCCCCTGCCGCCGCCGGTGCAATTAATCCTCGTACCCTGCTCGGGCCGGGTGAGTATGGAACTCATCCTGGCGGCCCTGGAAAGGGGCGCCCGGGGGGTAATGGTCCTGGGCTGCCATCCGGGCGCCTGTCACCACCTCTATGGCGGTGAGCGGGCCCGGGAGCGGGTAACAGCCGTGCAGCAACGACTGCAGGAGGCCGGCCTGGAGCCGGAAAGGGTAGCCTTCGCTACCCTGGGCCCCGACAGCGCCGCCGACCTGGTCCGTATAGTAACGGAGTTTATGGAGCCCCTCATGGGTGACTAA
- a CDS encoding DUF116 domain-containing protein — MVLLPYCAKLPTCRFRSRQGCSQCGRCDIGTAYALARQYGLEPLTIQNYEMLARVLRRLKKAGAPAFLGSCCEAFLTKHRRDLERIGLPGILVDLDSSTCYELGQEHAAHAGRFENQTTLKLDLLELLLARVAPHQGQGQVAAAHA, encoded by the coding sequence GTGGTCCTTTTGCCCTACTGCGCCAAACTGCCCACCTGCCGCTTCCGTAGCCGCCAGGGGTGCAGCCAGTGCGGCCGCTGTGATATCGGTACGGCCTACGCCCTAGCCCGGCAATACGGCTTGGAACCCTTGACTATACAAAACTACGAAATGCTGGCCCGGGTCTTACGGCGCCTGAAGAAGGCAGGGGCCCCGGCCTTCCTGGGGAGCTGCTGCGAAGCCTTCCTCACCAAGCACCGCCGCGACCTGGAACGCATCGGCCTGCCCGGCATCCTCGTCGACCTCGACAGCTCCACCTGCTACGAGCTGGGCCAGGAGCATGCCGCCCATGCCGGTCGCTTTGAAAACCAGACCACCCTCAAGCTGGACCTCCTGGAGCTCCTCCTGGCCCGGGTAGCCCCGCATCAGGGCCAGGGGCAGGTGGCGGCCGCCCATGCTTAA
- a CDS encoding geranylgeranyl reductase family protein — translation MLKYDAVVVGAGPAGSTAAGVVAAAGARVLLVEKKARVGQPVQCAEYVPALVVQEIELKTEAIARPVTALETFFPDGSRTLTAAPGYILNREIFDGNRAKAAVEAGAELWLRARAVDLEGDVLVIQLDGERLEVKAAIIIGADGPLSPVARLSGWPRQPLAAAAQVEVTLPEKLEVTRVYFDPLYRGGYAWVFPKGETANVGVGLVPGDLTPSQALQHFLGRLGWQGQNILRRTGGLIPTGGPYPEVHRGRVLLCGDAGGFTHPVTGAGILTAVLSGRLAGEAVAACLGGGAPLAAYEEGWRDLLGPTLERGRANRRRWQEEWSMDSRELGELLCRTWLT, via the coding sequence ATGCTTAAATACGACGCCGTCGTCGTCGGGGCCGGGCCGGCCGGGAGTACGGCCGCCGGGGTAGTGGCCGCCGCCGGTGCTCGGGTACTCCTGGTAGAAAAGAAGGCCCGGGTGGGGCAGCCCGTCCAGTGCGCCGAGTACGTCCCGGCCCTGGTGGTTCAGGAGATAGAATTAAAAACAGAAGCCATAGCCCGGCCCGTCACCGCCCTGGAGACCTTTTTCCCCGACGGGAGCCGTACCCTTACGGCAGCCCCGGGCTACATCCTTAACCGGGAGATTTTTGACGGCAATCGGGCAAAAGCCGCCGTGGAGGCCGGTGCGGAACTCTGGCTCCGGGCCAGGGCTGTTGACCTCGAGGGAGATGTCCTGGTAATCCAGCTGGATGGGGAAAGGCTGGAGGTAAAGGCCGCGATTATCATCGGCGCCGACGGGCCCCTCTCCCCGGTGGCCCGTCTATCCGGCTGGCCACGGCAGCCCCTGGCCGCCGCGGCCCAGGTAGAGGTGACCCTGCCGGAGAAACTGGAGGTTACCCGGGTCTACTTCGACCCCCTCTACCGGGGCGGTTACGCCTGGGTCTTCCCCAAAGGGGAAACGGCCAACGTAGGGGTGGGGCTGGTGCCCGGGGATCTCACCCCTTCTCAAGCCCTGCAGCACTTTCTGGGGCGCCTGGGCTGGCAGGGACAAAACATACTCCGGCGGACCGGCGGCCTTATACCCACGGGCGGCCCCTACCCGGAGGTTCACCGGGGCCGGGTGCTCCTGTGCGGCGACGCCGGCGGCTTCACCCACCCGGTTACGGGAGCCGGCATCCTGACGGCGGTCTTGAGCGGCCGGCTGGCCGGGGAAGCCGTGGCCGCCTGTCTGGGCGGGGGCGCACCCCTGGCAGCCTACGAAGAGGGCTGGCGGGACCTCCTGGGCCCCACCCTGGAACGGGGCCGGGCTAACCGGCGCCGCTGGCAGGAGGAATGGAGCATGGATAGCCGCGAGCTCGGCGAACTCCTGTGCCGGACCTGGTTGACCTGA
- a CDS encoding radical SAM protein, with amino-acid sequence MPATSPEYVKTSTAAAITLGFQPGSFHRGARLTGLNLLLTYCEPCAGRCAYCGLSGNRRADAEPTFIRVDWPVYPLDAILAAVQEDPRGLERVCVGMPTHRRSWQDLLAVVERWHGESDLLISALLTPTACRNRDFAELQAAGADMVGIAIDCATPELFERYRGRGVKGPHRWERYWEGVAGAVEVFGKGRVGIHLIVGLGETEAEMIRTIQRAQDMGVRTHLFSFFPEAGTPLTRRRQPPLGQYRRVQLARYIINEGLGRDEGMTFNDDGQVVDFGLDITSLVGAGEAFRTSGCPGKDGHTVACNRPYGNERPSQAIRNFPFAPEPGDIRAIARQLRQGLKEVAAYAG; translated from the coding sequence ATGCCTGCAACCAGTCCCGAGTATGTCAAAACCAGCACCGCGGCGGCCATTACCCTGGGTTTTCAGCCCGGTAGCTTTCACCGCGGTGCCCGGCTCACGGGCCTCAATCTTCTCCTGACTTATTGCGAACCCTGTGCCGGCCGCTGTGCCTATTGCGGCCTCTCCGGTAACCGCCGGGCCGACGCCGAACCCACCTTCATCCGTGTCGACTGGCCGGTATATCCCCTGGACGCCATCCTGGCAGCGGTCCAGGAGGACCCCCGCGGCCTGGAGCGGGTATGCGTTGGTATGCCGACTCACCGGCGGTCGTGGCAGGACCTCCTGGCAGTCGTCGAGCGCTGGCACGGGGAGAGCGATCTCCTGATCAGTGCCCTCCTGACCCCTACCGCCTGCCGCAACCGGGACTTCGCTGAATTGCAGGCGGCGGGCGCCGACATGGTGGGCATTGCCATCGATTGCGCCACGCCGGAACTCTTCGAACGTTACCGGGGCCGGGGGGTCAAAGGGCCCCACCGCTGGGAGAGATACTGGGAGGGGGTCGCCGGGGCCGTGGAGGTCTTTGGTAAAGGTCGGGTCGGCATTCACCTCATCGTCGGGCTGGGGGAAACCGAGGCCGAGATGATCCGGACCATCCAGAGGGCCCAGGATATGGGGGTCAGGACCCACCTCTTCAGCTTTTTCCCGGAGGCCGGCACGCCCCTGACCCGCCGTCGCCAGCCGCCCCTGGGGCAGTACCGCCGCGTCCAGCTGGCCCGCTATATAATCAATGAAGGGCTGGGGCGGGATGAAGGGATGACTTTTAACGACGACGGCCAGGTAGTGGATTTCGGCCTGGATATCACCTCCCTGGTCGGGGCCGGGGAAGCCTTCCGGACCTCCGGTTGCCCGGGGAAGGACGGCCATACCGTAGCCTGTAACCGCCCCTACGGCAACGAACGACCTTCCCAGGCCATCCGTAATTTCCCCTTTGCCCCAGAACCAGGGGATATCCGGGCTATTGCCCGCCAGCTCCGGCAGGGTCTTAAGGAGGTCGCAGCCTATGCCGGCTGA